A segment of the Novipirellula galeiformis genome:
ACGTGCGTCGGTGCGTTGGCGAAGCAGGTTCAACACAATCGCCGCGTTTTCCTTGCTCAATAGCCATGCCTGGACGCCAGCCGAATCGACCGGCACGTGCGTCATCAACATGTGAGCGCGAGCTCGCCAATTGGGGTTCCCGACGGTCATCAACCGCAAATGCAAAACCTGGGGCTGGATGTCGCCGGCGACAAAGCGATCGACAATGCTGGCGACCACTTGGTGAACTTCCGGTGTGTGGTAAACCGACAATTGATCACGCGTGGCACTCATGAACCCGAACGGCTCGGTGAACCAAACGTCGGTCCCGGTTTCTCGTAAAATCCAGTCGATCACGGCCTGTTCCGGCCGATCGTGTTGTGTCAAATAACGTGTGTAGGGCGATAAATCGTAGACCCGGTGCTCTTGCCCGGCGCCACGCGGCAATTCGCCTCCCCCAGTCACTTGGCCGTTGCCCGAAGGGCGTGCGGCGCCAGCGGGTGGAGTGGCGGGGGATTGCTGCAAACTTGGCGGCGTCGCCCCCGGTGGCAGTCCCATGGCTTGTTGAGGTGGCGCTTGCCCATGAACCGCGGGCATGTCGCTCGTGGCATGGAGAGTGGCGCAAAGCACCCCGGCAATCAAAATTGGACGCATCGATTCCATTCCTGGTCGGGCGATAGGAGACAAGTTTTTCGAACCCTGCCTATACGACTTGAGCCGAAGTGGTCGCAAGGGAGAAAAAAACAAAGATTTCTCGATTGCCCAATCTCAGACGATGTTCCCAGCAGTATCCCGGCCGCAGCCAGCGTCCCCTACGGTTAGATTTTGCTTGGGAGCAGCAAACCTGTTGCGAGAGGAACCAGGGGGGAAGACAACTTCACAAGGGGGGACAGCCCCGTTGCGGAGGGCTGTTTTGGCCTCTTCCCATCCGGGATGACGGGCCAATGACCTTCCTTCGCGGCTGAGAATCACCGATGGGGGACAAGCCCGGATTGTTTTGCGGGCAGGAGCGTCGCCAGCCCCCCCTACCTGTGGATCCTCTCGATCGAAGAGGGGTGGCGAACGCGTCTAAGGATTGGACGAGCGCGTCTTGGAACTCGGCGAAAGCGGAGGACAACACGATTCGAATTTGCTAGCGGTTGTTGTTTTCTCGATGCGGCGATTAGAATTCTCCTCCATCTTGGTTCCCGTTTTAACTTTGCCGAACAATTCGCGTTCATCGGACTTCTGCCGTGGAATTCTCTGCACTTACCGAACTTATCTGTGGTCTCGTCGGCGGACTTGGGATCTTTCTCTTAGGCATGAAAAACATGTCCGAGGGGATGCAGGCGGTGGCCGGCAGCAGTCTGCGAAAAATGATCGCGATGGTCACCAACAATCGCATCTTTGCGACCACGGTCGGCGTAATCGTGACCTGCGTGGTCCAATCGAGTTCGATCACGACGGTGATGGTCGTCGGCTTCGTCAACAGTGGCGTGATGGAGCTCTCTCAGGCGATCGGGGTGATCATGGGAGCCAACATTGGCACGACGATTACCGGTTGGATCTTGGTGCTGAAGATCGGCAAGTATGGATTGCCGGTGCTCGGGGGAGCCGCGTTTATCTATCTGTTTTCGCGGGGTGAACGGGCACGCTATTGGGCGATGGCGATCATGGGCGTGGGGATGGTCTTCTTTGGCTTGGAGTTGATGAAGGACGCTTGTTCGATCATCAAGCAAATGCCTGATTTTGAAGCCTGGTTCAAAACGTTCGAGGCCGATTCGTACATCGGCGTCTTGAAGTGTGCCTTCGTTGGCTGCGTTTTAACGACCATGGTTCAATCCTCCTCGGCAACGCTCGGGATCACGATCTCGCTAGCCACGCAAGGGATCATCTCCTACGAAACGGCTGCCGCACTCGTGCTTGGTGAAAATATCGGCACCACGATTACCGCCTTCCTCGCATCGCTCGGAGCGACCACTAACGCGCGGCGGGCCGCTTATTTCCATGTGATCTTTAACCTCTTTGGCGTGTTTTGGATCACGGCGATCTTCCGCTTCTATATCGTGCTGATTAAGTGGTTGATGGTCGGCGATATCGATGCCGAGGTGATGGTCGCGGATGAAATAACCTATCCCAATCGCACCGCCGCGATTGCCGCGACACATACGATATTCAATATCGCCAACGTGCTGATGTTCTTTCCCTTTGTTTCGCTGTTCGTTCGCTTTTTGAATTGGGCGGTTCCCGGAAAGGATTTCAAAGAAAAGCCGCGTCTGACCGACCTCGACATTCGCTTGCTCGAAACGCCCCTATTGGCGATTGAGCAATCTCGTCACGAGGTGGAGCGGATGGCCGACGGTTGCTCCAAGATGCTCGATTGGTTGGTCGACTTGATTCAGCAAGAACACCCTGACAAACCCTTAGCCGATCGATTGCGCAAACGCGAACAAGTTCTCGATTCGATCCAAGACGAAATCGCGGTTTACGTCACCAATCTGCTCGCCAGCAACCTGCCCCATTCCGTCGCTGACGAAGCTCGCCGGCAATTGCGGATGGCCGACGAGTACGAATCGATCAGCGATTACCTCGTCAACTTGGACAAGTTTGATCGCAAGTTACGACGTGATGGATTGCGTTTCACCCATCAACAACAACTCGACTTGGTTTCACTCAATCGCAACACCGCCGAATATCTACGCGAAGTCAACGAGGCCTTTCATCTCGGTAATGACAACGTGCTAACCCAGACCGATGCGGCGAACAAACGCGTACGAAGCCAAATCAAGACGCTGCGTAAAGCTCACCTGGAAGAGCTCTCTGATGGGGAGATCGCGCCGCTTGTCAGCGTGGCCTACTTGGCGGCATTGAACGCGTTTGCCCGCGTTCGCGACCATACCCAAAACATCGCCGAATCCATCCCTGCGGAAAAGTAGTCGCACGGCAAGCGAAGTTCGCCAATTCACCCCGCTCTCCTTGTGCGATTCCGATGCGCACGGGAACGGCGAGTGATAACGCGTCTGGCTCTAATGTGAAGGCGAGCCCAACGGGGCTTACCTTAGAGCCATTTGTAATGGCGATATGGGATTCAAGCCGTAGCTGCGTTCGCCAGAACGGGGTCCATCGGCTGGCGAAAGTCGCTACAGCAAAACGAAATAGGCTCTAGTCGCAGCGCCGCACGGGGTTCGCTTGGCAGCGACGATGGGTCGACGCGATCGAAGCGAATGGGTCGACACGGCACCGCGTTCGTTGTGGTGTGGTACATTCTTGTACCCACCGCGCCCGCCCCCTCTCTTTCCAAGAGGCCCCCCATGACTCGACCTTTGCTTTTGTTACTGGCGTTGTTGACGACCTGGACATCGACCAACGCGTTGGCCGTGGACAACGCAGCGAAGACGCCCAAATATAGCACCGACGAGAATATTCTTTACCGCACGTCGGATGACGCCTCGATCAACAAGTCATGTCGATTGGACGTTTATTATCCCGAACACATTAGTGAATTCCCAACGATCGTTTGGTTTCATGGTGGAGGTTTGACTGCGGGTAAACGGGGAGTGCCAAAGCAATTGCGACAGCAAGGCGTCGCCGTCGTCGCGGTCAGCTATCGACTCAGCCCCTCGGTCAAAGCGTCCGATTGCCTTGACGATGCCGCCGCCGCGGTCGCATGGACATTGAAGCACATCGAACAGTATGGTGGATCGGCTGAGAAAATCTTTGTCAGTGGAGCCTCCGCCGGTGGTTACATAACCAGCATGATCGGACTCGACAAAAAATGGCTGGCGGGACATCACGTTGACGCCGACACGATTGCCGGATTGATCCCGTTGAGCGGTCATACGATCACCCATTTCACCGTCCGCAAGGAACGAGGCATCGATGAAAAGCAACCGATCGTTGATGACATGGCGCCGCTGTTTCATGTACGCGGCGATTGCCCGCCGTTGTTGTTGATCACCGGAGATCGCGAGCTTGAATTGCTCGGTCGCTATGAAGAGAACGCCTACCTGTGGCGGATGATGAAGATCGCCGGTCACACCCAAACCACGCTTTATGAGCTCGATGGGTCCAACCATAGCCAGATGGTCGAGCCCGCGATGCCCTTGTTGTTACGGTTCGTCAAGCAGCATGCCCAAAAACTGCCTGCGAAAAAGTAAACGCGGCTCACGTCGCCGCTGGCGCCCCAACGATTGAGGTCGCTGGAACCTAGCCGGCAACGAGTTGACGCATCTGAAGAAGCGGAAACGGTTTTCCCGAGCCGTCACATTCCGATCGCCCTACGACGACGAATCCGCACGATTCATAGAACCGCTTGGCCATCGGGTTTTGTTCGTTCACATCGACACTCAGCAGCCCTTTGCGCTGTTGAGCGTGCTGGACCAACAATCGCCCCCCTCCGCGACGCCGCTGTTCTGGGGCTAGAAAAAGGGCTTCCAATTGGTTACCCGCCAGCCCCATGAAACCGATCGCCGCGTCGTCCTCCGCTACGAGCACCCATAATTCAAGTTCCACTAAGGCTTGGTCGCGCACCAAGGGCAGAAAGAATTGGATGTCGTCCTCCGACAGAAAGGTGTGAGTCGCACGCACCGATCGCAGCCAAATGTCGAGTAAAACATCATGATCGTCGGACACAGCTTGGCGAATTTGCATGGGACCGTTACGGTTTGCGAGGCACCGAGTCGTTTGAAGTTGGAGAATGGGGGGCTGGTTTCACCGGAGATCTGAGAGCCTCCGGTGCTGGCGGAGTCCCAGCCTGCGGTTCGTGTTTCGTGCCCTCTATGCCCGTTCTCTCAGCGCCCGAACCCTCTGTGCCCGACGGTTCAACCGGCGAAACTTCAGGTTTCACGGATTCTTCAGCTTCGGGCTCCGATTGCGGAAGGATCATCATGCCAACATATTCGACCGTACCCGATGCGTTGAGCTCGCGGACAAACAACACGATTTGTTCGTAACGAACCGAGGCCCCCAAAACAAGCCGTTTGGTTCCCAATCGTTCACGCATGACCTCGTCGAGCGTCAACTCTGGCTTGCCGCCCAGTTGCAGGTCGTAGAATTGTTCCACATCGCCCACCTTGATCGAGCCCCGCAATGGGAACTCTAAAGCGGTGGGCAACGTTACGGGTTCCTGTTCACGATGGGCGAAGATGCGGTCGACCATCGCACGTACGCTGGGACGCAGAACCACAATCACGTGATCACCGACTTCGATTTGCGAGCGGCCTTGCGGCGGGATGATTTGCTCGTCCCGGACGATCAACGCGACCACGACGCCGTCGGGCAATGCCAATTGACTTAACATCCGACCGGCAACCCGGCATTCATCGTCGACGAAATAATCGACGATGTCCCCGTCGACGTTTCGCAACGAACTGATCTCGAGCGTTACCGGAGGCGGTAATCGGGTCGGTACTTCGAGTTTCAAGTAACGCGTCACCGCGGGCAAGGTCCATCCTTGCACCACGGCCGAAACCAAGACCACAAAGAACACCGTGTCGAACATCAAGGACGCTCCGGGTAATCCGGCCAGCATCGGGAAGGTGGCCAACGTAATGGGAACGGCTCCCTTTAATCCGACCCACGATAAAAAGGTCAGTTCACGAAAGGCGAACTTGAACGGTGCGACACATAGAAAAACGGCAAGCGGTCGCGCGACTAAGATCAAAACCGCAGAAATGAGCAGGGCGGGTCCCGCGACCTCCAACAAGCGACTGGGAAAACTCAGAATCCCCAGCGCGATAAACATCAAAATTTGACAGATCCAGGCAATCGCATCATGAAACAACAAGATGCCTCGATGGAAGACCGGACGCCGGTTTCCAATCACGATTCCGGTCAAATAGACCGCCAAAAATCCGCTGCCTCCGAAGGCCGCGGCAAACCCGAATGAGAATAATCCCAGGGCGGTCGCCAACACCGGGTACAGCCCCGCGGCGTCGAGTCGGATGTGTTTCAAAAGCCAAGCTCCGCCCCATCCCACCAGCACGCCCACCACCGTGCCCAGAATCATCTGGGACAGAAACAGCGTCAGCAATCCCGTTCCCAACGGAACCGCACCGGTCAAAACTTGGATCAACCCCACCGTTAGAAAAATCGCCATCGGATCGTTCGATCCGCTTTCCACTTCCAACGTGTCGGCCAACCTGCGGCGAATATTCACCCCACCGGAGCGGAGCACCGAAAAGACGACCGACGCATCGGTTGAGCCCACGATACTGCCCAGCAGCAGACCTTCGAGTAGCGGAATTTGCAGGAACCAGGAGGCTGCGAGGCCGGTGATCAAGGCGGTCACAAACACGCCCGCCGTCGCAAGCACCCCCGCAGGTTTCCAAGCCGAACGGATTGACCGATAGGGAGTGCGCAGCCCGCCATCGAAGAGAATCAAGCTCAGACAGATCGTGCCGATGCCGTGCGCCAACGAGTAATTCTCGAACTCGATCCCCCCCAGGCCTTCGGAACCTGCCAACATTCCGACCGTAAGAAACAAAACCAGCACGGGAACCCCCATCCGTGCCGAGAATTTATTAGATGCAATTCCCAGCAACAACAGAACGCTGGTGATCAAGATCAATGTTTCAATACTTAGCATGCGCAGGCCAGGTTAGGGGGACAGAGCGATCGCACAAGCTGGCGAAACGTAACGCCCGCGATACGGCTTGGCCTATTGGCGGCGGCCCATTTCCTAGGGCTCGCTTGACTTGGCACGCTCACTCAGGGAACAGTTTAGTGCACACAGCCTTTTGGTGAATGGCCCCACATCACGTCAAATGCGTCGTTTTTGCGAGGGAAGACGCCCTAAGGCGATGCACACGCACGCGGCGGTTGCGACGCATCAAAATCGAGTGAAATTCTCGTTGAATCGGCACCTGCTTGGCTCTCTTAAACACGATGCAAACTCCGCCCGGATCGAGCTCGGAGAATCTATACTGGGTGGTCTGCGACCGATGAACCCACTAGGTTCCCGCAGTCAGTCTTCACATGGCGGCAGCAATCGGCGGATCTCATTGCCGTAACCGAACACGAAGCCCAATCGCGCAACGAAACCCATTGAGGTCGGATTGGCAAAAAACGCCTCCCCCCGCGCAACCATGGACGGAGCGGAAAGGACGTTGAAGTGAACCTTATCGCAACGTGATGGCGACATGACTTCCCACGGCTGTCACCTAACGTTGACGTCCGAGGACGGCTCGTGTCATCCCGGGGCGACATCGAGGTGCCTCGTTTCGTTGCAGTCGCTTCGTTGGATCGCCCCACGGTCCCTACGCCGGGTCTCGGACACAATCAGTGGCAAAATCTTTATCGCCCGATTGTCTGCCTTAAACAATCGCTTTCTCGCCTGCATTGGCGGAGTTGCTCCCGTAGATGGTGCCCCTACGCGTGGAGCGACGGTTACCAAACCGCTGCGGCACGACAATTGCTAAAGAGGTGCGGAGAATTGTGTCGTCCAGCGTCACGGGCCGATCCTAGCCTCCGATGCACCGTTGACACATCCCAATGCAGTGTCAAATCAATGCCGTTTTAACGAAAGTAATTCAAAATGATTCTGATGACGGAACAGGGAAATAGCAAGTCCAGCTCACCACGTGTCAGTATGGTGGTCGAGACCGTACATGGACTGCGACAGGAAGTCTTTTTTGAACCGCTCTCGCTAAATCAACCGGAATCCACGGAGACAAAGCAGCTGACTTCGGGCATCGATCAAACCACGGAATGCCAACCGTCAAACCAAGCTTGCGCTCCGCAGGCGTAAGTCAGCGATCAACGGCGGCAAAGTCAATTTGCCCCCGTCGCAATGATTTGGCCGCAATGAACCGGCCACGGCAAAAAGGGAACGCCGAGTCGAGCGATTCGGCCTTCACCGCCTCTCCCCCTCTGCGACCAATCCCGCCCCCAGGCTTGACCAGCCCTCGGCCACTCTCTTGGCTTGGCAAGCTGAAATATTCAGCCACCTGAATTCCGTTCATCCATGCGAATCGGCGGCGACTTGAGCCATTCCATTCAGTGTTACCACGAATCGCGATTTTTTCTCCGTGACTCACTGCGGTGATCAAGGGACGCGTCGCGTCCTCCATTGAACGCTTGCGGATTAACCTTGCTTGATCCCGAGCATGCGGTCGAGCGAATCTGCGGTTTGGTAGATCAACGCTTCGGGGAAGTGCGAGTAGGGATGGAAGTATTCGAACGTGAGGTAGCCGTCATACCCGATCTGATCGAACGCTGACAAAACGGCTGGCCAATTGGTGGTTCCATCCAACAGCGGTCGGAATGCTTCGAGCGAGTGGTCGCTTCCCTTCTTGGTGAACTCTTTTAAATGCACGTTCTTGATGCGGTCGCCGAGAATTGGAATCCAGTGCTCCGGGAACTGGTACTCCATGATATTTCCCGTGTCGAAGTGGACTTTCACATGCTCGCTGGAAAAGTGGTCCACGAAGTCGACCATTTCCATCGGCGACATCAGGAACCCATTGAAGAAGATATTCTCCATGTTCAGTGAAACCTTCAACTTCTCGGCTTGCGGCAACAACTTGCCGATGGCTTCGCGTGCGCGGCGTTCACAAACGTCATTGGGAGTGGGATCATGATCAGGGCGCCAAGGCATATGAACGGCGCCGGGGACCACCAACAAATTCTCGCAGCCCAAGTCGTGTGCCGCTTGCGTCATCTTGCTGGCCAATTCCATCCCCCGGGCTCGCTCCGCAGGGTCATTGCTGGTCAACGGATAAGGCCAAAACAGGAACGAGCACAGGCCGCTAATCGCGATTCCAATCTCGTCCGCCATCTGGCGAATCTGTTTGAACTCCTTGCTGCCCGATTTGGGTGACAAGTCACTCTCAAGATCGTAGTTCAGTTCAATTCCGTCAAACCCCGCTGCTTTGGCAAGCTGCAAACATTGCCGTAACGTCATCTTGTCAGGATAAGGAAACGCCCACAAATTGATCGACTTTTTCATCGTGTAGGTAGGCCGCGGCCGGTCTGGGGAGCCCCCTTCGGATGTCGCTGCAACGGTTTGACCTGAAGCTGCAAGGGCCGCGCTGCCGAACGCGGCATAGGTCAACAAATCACGACGCTTGAGTGACGATGGAGGGAGCATTCAATTGGCCTCGCAGCTTAGAGAGAGTGCGGTCGGGCGTACGCACCCCCGGACGACATCCGCTTGTGTGGATCCTACCACAACGAGGAGCGGAAAATCACTTTCGCGACCTGGGAAACGTCGATTACAGCAGCGTCCGCGTGGTGCACGCCTGCCTGGGTTTTGAAGTTATTTATCACAACCCGACGCGTCATCGAGAGAACACCACTCATGACTCGGCCCCTCGCTTACGCTTCGGGTTATGATTTCCGGGGCAAACTGCAATCGTGCAACTTCGAAACTGCGGCGTTTCAAAACGCCGCTTCTAGAGAGCAGCGACGCTAATTTCGCTTGGCGAGATCAAGAAAAAGGATGCTCGAAGGATTGCCAACCGCAGCGTAGTGGTCAGTGAATTGCAGTCCCCCGGTCTCACGATTGACCGCGAAGACGGTAATGTGATCGGCGCGTTGGTTGCAACAATAGAGGAATCGACCGGTCGGGTCGAAGTTGAAGCTGCGCGGATAATTCCCGCGTGTCCATTCTTCGCCGAGGTACGTCAACTCGCCGTTGGAGCCGACCGAAAAGATCCCGATGCTGTCGTGCAAACGGTTACCCGCGTAGACGAATTTCCCATCGGCGGAAACCAAGATTTCGGAGCAGAAGTTACTCCCCTTGAACCCCGGCGGCAGCGTCGAGATCGTTTGGCGTGCCGTCAATCGTCCCGTTTCGGCATCGTAGTCAAACAACACGAGGGTCGATCCTTCTTCCTGGATCGAATAGAACCAACGGCCATTGGGGTGAAAATGGAAATGCCGCGGCCCGTCGCCTGGAGGAAGCGAGACCGAGGGGGGATCGTTCGCGGTGAGCGTTCCGGTCGTCTCGTCAAACTTCCAAACGAAGATCTTGTCCAAGCCCAAATCCACATGCATGACGAAGCGTCCAGAGGGATCGGCCAGGATCATGTGGGCATGCGTCCGATCGTGGCCGCTGATCGCAAAGCTGCCCTCGGGAGCGTGCGTTGCCTTGGTGGGACCAATTTCCCCCTCATCCACTTTGACGTCACTGGCCTTGCCCAACCGGCCATCGGCTAGAATCGGCAGCACCGCCACGGAACCGCCAAAATAGTTAGCCACCAACAAAAAACGGCGTGAAGGATGGATGCTGACATAGGTTGGTCCGGCGCCGCCCGAGGAAACGGTATTCAATAACTCGAGTTTTCCATTGGCGCGATTGATGGCGAACGCGCTGACGGTGCCCTGCTTGTCTTCGCCTACGCGATCGGTCTCGTTGGCCGAATACAGCCGAGTGCCAGCGTCATTGATCGCCAAATCGCTGGGGCTGGTTCCCATCTCGTGAATGCCGGCGGGCGTCATCGCGCCGCTGTGGCGATCGACCTCGAATAGGTGAATCCCGCGACCGTTGCCTGGCGGTAAATCGACTTGCGTTGGTAACACGTCACGCAGCGGCGAAGTGAAGGTGCCGACATAGGCCATCAACGGCCCATCGCCTTCGGCAGCCAGTGCCTGAGGCAATCCAGCGATCAACGGAGTAGCCCCCGCTAAGACGGCGGAGGTTTTTAGAAACGAACGGCGGGAACGGTCCTGTGGAGTCATAGCTAATTTATCGATGGAGTAAAATTCATGAGGATTCAGAAGGGGGGGGCGTCGGTGAACCAATGCGAGTGGGAGCTACAAAGACGCGAAGGCGTCGATGCCAATGTTTCTCGCCGTTTAAATATCCAGCATCCCGACGTCCAGCACACTATAGTCGAATTCGCCCGCTTCGACGGGGCACTCACCGTGCGAGAGGGCCGGTTGGCCGACCGTTGGCTCAACCGGTTACTTTTGGTTTGCGTACGGACGACAACTCGGCTCACCCGCTCACTTCTCCACCGACACGATGCAGATTGCTATAATCCGGCGCCGCTCGATTGGGTAACGTTGACCAAGGAAACGCCGAACGAAGCGGTGCGTTTTGATTCGCTTGCCATCTCTCGCGTCTCCGCCGCCGTTCGAAGCTCGCTCGCCCCATTTCACTCACACACACTCTCTCACCGCCCAGGCCTAATCGATGTCGCCATTTGTTGCTGAGTTCATTGGAACGATGATGCTGATCCTGTTTGGCAACGGCGTGGTGGCCAATGTGGTGCTGGCGCGAACCAAAGGCAACGATTCGGGATGGATTGTGATCGCAGCGGGCTGGGGCATCGCAGTTTTCATTGGTGCATTTTGTGCGAATGACTTCAGCGGCGCCCACCTCAACCCGGCCGTCACCGTCGCCATGCTGGTGGCTGGCAAGCTGAGCACCGCCTCGGCGGTCCCCTATTTCACGGCTCAAATGCTTGGAGCAATCACCGGTGCCGTGCTCGTGTACCTGTATTATCGCGAACACTTCAAAGCGACCGATGATGGCGATCTGAAGCTGGCCTGTTTTTGCACTTCCCCCAACATCCGCAACTTGCCGCAAGCGTTCTTCTGTGAAGCGGTTGGCACCTTCGCCTTGATTCTGCCCATCTTTTTGATGATCACGCCGAGCTTGACCCAAGGTGATGCACCGCTCGATACCGATCCGGTATTGGGCCTCGGCACCCTCGGATTCTTACCGGTGGGGATGCTGGTCTTCGGGATCGGGTTGTCGCTAGGCGGGACAACGGGATACGCGATCAACCCGGCTCGCGACCTGGGGCCACGATTGGTCCACGCCCTGCTGCCGATCCCTGGCAAACGCTCGAGCGATTGGGGCTACGCCTGGGTGCCGGTTGTTGGACCGATAGTCGGCGGCGCCCTGGCTGCGTACGTCTACGAGATCATTGGGCAATGGTAGGCTGAATAAACCAGTGGTAGGCGGGATGAATCCCTTCGACATCCGCCGGCAAGGCAAACGTCGGCAGCGGACGAGGCAACGCGAATTACCGTCCCGCTGCGGAATCATTTCCTTACCCTCGCATTCTGAGTTACAATTTTTCGGTTCCCCATGCCGATCGTCATCACGCCACCCCCTCGCTGCAGGTATGATTGCGACTGCGCGGGATGCCTTCTGCGGATTCGCAGAAGCCGACCTTGCACGGCAATGATCTCACCGCGACTCTCACTTGATTGGATTTTCCCTTGAAGCGATTCCCCCCTTCCCCTTGGATTGCAAGCTCCTACGTGGTTGCCTTCTCCGCCTTGGTGCTCGGTCTGGCCCCGTTCGGCGCGATGCCAAACGCACCGTCGACCACGCAAGCTGCGGAGCCCACGTTGGCGGCCGATCCTGTGAAGCTAACGTCAACGGATTGGCCCGGATGGCGAGGCCCCAATAGTGACGGCGTCGCGTCCTCCGAGCAAGATCCGCCAATCAAATGGAGTGATACCACTAACGTTCGCTGGCGAGTGCCGGTTCCTGGTCGCGGCCATGGTTCACCCACCGTGTTGGGGCAACGGGTGTACCTTCCCACCGCCGATGCAGCGAATGAAACTCAGAAGGTGTTGTGCTGGGACCGCGAGACGGGAAAACCGATTTGGGAGTCAGTGGTGCATCGCGGCGGTTTCGAGAACAAAAGTGGTCGCAAAGCCAACGAGAAAGCAACCCTAGCCTCCTCGACCATCGCCACCGATGGAAAGCAGTTGTTTATCAATTTCATCAATGACAGCGCCATGTTCACTTCCGCGATCAGCTTGGAGGGCGAGGTTCTGTGGCAGACGCGAATCAGTGACTATTTGATCCACCAAGGTTACGGTTCGTCACCGACGATCTATCAAGGCTTGGTGATCGTGACGTCTGACAACAAAGGAGGCGGTGCGATCGCGGCATTGGATCGCAACAGTGGCAAAATTGTTTGGAAACGCGATCGTCCCGAGTTACCCAACTATGCCTCTCCGATCGTGTTGAAGATCGACGGACGCGACCAATTGATCGTCACCGGGTGTGAGTTGGTGACCAGTCTGAATCCATTGACCGGGGAAACGTTGTGGGAAATTGAGGGAGCGACCACGGAATGTGTGACCACCACCGTGACCGACGGCAAGCATGTTTACAGCAGTGGTGGATACCCACGCAGCCACATCGCCGCGATCGCCGCGGATGGCTCCGGAGAGATCGTTTGGGACCTGAACCTACGACTCTATGTCCCCTCGCTGCTGCATCGAGATGGCTACCTCTATTTCACGCTCGACGCAGGCGTTGCGATGTGCTTGGACAGCAACACCGGTGAAACGGTCTGGAAAGAGCGACTGGGGGGAACCTTCAGCAGTTCGCCGGTTCTCGTTCAAGATCGCATCTACGCAACCAACGAAGAAGGCGTCACGTTTGTGTTCCGAGCGACCCCGGATGGCTTTGAAAAATTGGCTGAGAACGAGCTCGGCGAAAGTGTCTTCGCGTCACCGGC
Coding sequences within it:
- a CDS encoding MIP/aquaporin family protein, translating into MSPFVAEFIGTMMLILFGNGVVANVVLARTKGNDSGWIVIAAGWGIAVFIGAFCANDFSGAHLNPAVTVAMLVAGKLSTASAVPYFTAQMLGAITGAVLVYLYYREHFKATDDGDLKLACFCTSPNIRNLPQAFFCEAVGTFALILPIFLMITPSLTQGDAPLDTDPVLGLGTLGFLPVGMLVFGIGLSLGGTTGYAINPARDLGPRLVHALLPIPGKRSSDWGYAWVPVVGPIVGGALAAYVYEIIGQW
- a CDS encoding outer membrane protein assembly factor BamB family protein, with the translated sequence MKRFPPSPWIASSYVVAFSALVLGLAPFGAMPNAPSTTQAAEPTLAADPVKLTSTDWPGWRGPNSDGVASSEQDPPIKWSDTTNVRWRVPVPGRGHGSPTVLGQRVYLPTADAANETQKVLCWDRETGKPIWESVVHRGGFENKSGRKANEKATLASSTIATDGKQLFINFINDSAMFTSAISLEGEVLWQTRISDYLIHQGYGSSPTIYQGLVIVTSDNKGGGAIAALDRNSGKIVWKRDRPELPNYASPIVLKIDGRDQLIVTGCELVTSLNPLTGETLWEIEGATTECVTTTVTDGKHVYSSGGYPRSHIAAIAADGSGEIVWDLNLRLYVPSLLHRDGYLYFTLDAGVAMCLDSNTGETVWKERLGGTFSSSPVLVQDRIYATNEEGVTFVFRATPDGFEKLAENELGESVFASPAITGGQIYLRVGQYEGDTRQEFLYCIGK